In Halobacteria archaeon AArc-dxtr1, the sequence AGACAAGCGATCGAAGAGTCGGGCTTCAACCTGCTCTTCGAGCACGGCGCCATCTCGAACTCCAGCGGTGAATCAGATGCGTCCAGCACTCCCGGACAGACTGAGACTGCTGTCAGCGTGGCGACGAACGGGAACCGCGTCCCGAATGCCGGTGGGGATCACGTTCCGGCGAGTGTCGGTTCGACACTTCTATTTAGCAGCCATAGAACATATCCATCAATATACCAACCGAGATATATTTCTTGGAGGCAGTTCCGCCGTTCGTGCTGAACGGTTGCGAAAAACGTTGATTCTCCGCCCAAAGAGCCGAAAAAGAGGCTACACGCGAAGGAGACAGGATGACCGTAACATCGTTCCACCACCACCATCTGGGAAGTTAGCAAATTCTTCGGATTTCCAGCTTTTTACCCCCTTTGGGAGGCGATTCGCCCATCCAGACGCAGTCCGTTATAGGAGACCTTAAAGACCAGACAACTATATTCGCTTAGTAGTATTGGTATCTGTGGGTTTTATCGAGACTGACGGCTGTATACCTCTCGAAAGGGGTCGGGAGTCACAGCGCAACCAACGGATGTCTAGTGGTGAAAATCCCCACTCGGACCCAAAATCCCCATTCGGATCGGCGACAGCCAAACCGATCTCGACAGGCACGCGTCGGAGGTACGCCACAGTCAGCGCCCACCGAGGCAGCGCTCGAACGCCCGGATGATCGCGGCGTGCGGTGCGCCGAACCGCAGGGGGAGGGCGATCAGGTCTCGAACTCGAATTCGGGGTCGCGATCGCGACTCGGATCTCGCCGTTCTTGCCGGTCGCGCCGGTTCTCAGCCTCTTGGCGCCACCGATCTGCATCCTCTACCGTCTCCGTCTCGAGCAGCCGCTCGAGTTTTTGCTCGAACTGCTCGTCTGTCAACTCGCCGGCCGCGTATCGATCGCGGAGGGTTCGAGGGCGTCCCGAGTCGTGGACTTGGATTTCTCAACCGTCCCATCCCCACCGACGTCGAGTCGCTCCCGCTCGTCTTCGTCCCACCACTCCTCGATGTCGGCCTCGTCGCCGTACAGCAACGCGACGAGCGGAACGACGACGATGTAGCCAAACAGCATGACCGCGAGCCAGAGCATGCCGGGAGTGGGCAGAAAGAGCAGTGCGAGCCAGATCCCGGTCACCACCAAAGAGGTAATCTCAGTGGCGTTATTTCGCAGTCGATCGGCTGGATCCTCACGCATACCTGTTCGTCGACGGTGCTACGCAAAAGGTATTTCTCACGCGAAATGACGGTCGCGGGCGAAATCGAGTTCTCGAACCGGGAGTCCGTGGCTACCCGAGAATCTCGCCGAGCGCGTCAAGCGCCGCCTCGCGGACGGCCTCGCGCTCGCCGGAGAGGAACTCGACGTGGCCGTCGTGGCCGCCGACGACGCGGACGCCCGCGTCGGGGACGGCCTCGGCGATCGCGTCGCCGAGATCGCGCACATCGACCGGCTCGGTCGCACGGACGCGGAGTTCATCGGTGTCGACGCCGATGGTCGCGAACGGCTCGTCGTCGCGCTGATCGCGGTGGAGCGCGTCTAACAGCAGGTCGGTCGTCGGGAAGTCATAGCGGTGGGTGAACTCTCCCGTATCGAGGACGACGGCGCTGAGATCGCCGACGGTCTCGGTGTCGGCGTTTCGTCGGGCCGTCTCGAGTTCGGCCTCGAGCTTGTCGCGGAACTGCTCTGAGACGTGGGCAGCGAGGTCGCCGTCCCGAGAGGGAGAGGACTCGTCGCCGAACAGCAGGTCGCCGACGAGTTCGCGCTTGTCCTTGTACGACTGGTAGTACGCCTCGAGCGCGACGGCTTCCCGGCGCTCTGCGAGGGCGGTCTCGTCGTAGCCGGCGTCAGCTGCGAGTTCGCGGTAGACGTCGGGGGTGTCCTCCCAGTAGCTCACCGCAGGCAGGTGGACGAGGTCGTCGCGACTGTCGGCGTCGACGAGGCCTGCGAGGGTCGCGGCCAGCGCGGTCGTCGTCAGCTCCGAGACGTCGACGTCGGCGAGCGATGGCGCGACGGTCAGCGAGACGGTGTCGGTGATCGCTGCGTCGGCGCGACTGTCGTCGACGACGATCGCGTCGGCGCCGTACAGCGAGAGGAGTTCGTAGCCGTCGACGGACTCGGCGGTCGAGCCCGAGTCGACAAGCACGACGAGGGGCAGCTGCTCGTCGTGGCGGTCGCGAGCCTCGAGCATCGAGGTGACGTCGTTCGTCGCGGCGTCCATGTCGTATACGCGTCCGTCGAGGGGACGGCGCTCGACGTAGTGGTAGGCGGCGTCCTCACGGGTGTGTTTCTCGCGAACCAGCGGGAGGACAGCGCGTTCGATCGCGGCACCCGCGACGTAGCCGTCTGCGGTCGCGCTGTGACGGATAACGATCGGACGCGTCTCGATGACTGCGCGGCGAATCGCCGTCGCGGCGTCGACGAGATCGTCCGAAACCGCTGCGACCGCGTCGTGGTCGGCCAGCAGGGAGGCGTCTTTGGGTTTGGCAGCCGACTCCAGGGACTGCTCGAGGCGATCTCGAACCGTCGCAGCGTCCTCGTCGTCGAGGATCTCGAGCGTCTCGGTCTCGACCTGGAGGTCGCCGTAGTGGCGCTCGACCTCGCCTTCGACGGCGATCTCGTTGCCGGTTTCGGCGTCGGGGTAGGCCCGGACGCCGGCTTCTTCGAAGGCGGCGACCTCGACAGTCCCGGTCTCGTCGCGAAGCTCGAAGACGGTCGGGCCGGCGGTCTGTCTCACGCTCGTGATCTCGCCTTCGAGACGCACGACGGTGCCGACCTGGGAATCGATGGCGTCGACGGTCGTTCGGTTGAGCGCCGGTTCGTCGTCGGCATCGTCAGCCGACTCAACCGTGTCGTCTGTCGTCTCGGGGACAGCCTGAACGGCTGTGTTCCCGCCGTTCGCGGCAGTCTGATCGGACTCGTCAGCGGCTGCGTCCGAATCAGTTACATCTGCCGCGACGGTCTCGGACGAGGCGTCGTCGCTCGACGCATCGGAGTCGGTCTCGTCGGCGTCGCTCGACTCGGACTCCTGGCTCCGTCTTGAGGGTGCGTTGCTGGTCGCCTCAGCTTCCTCCTCGTCCTCGGGGAGTCGGTCCTCGGAGCCGGTGTCGACGAGGTCGCCACGGAAGTCCCGCTCGCGCTGGCGGATCGACCAGCCGAGGTCGACGTTGCCGTTGTCACGAACGGAGAGTACCTGGACGAACACCGTGTCGCCGGGCTCCCAGTCGAGACTCTCGAGTCGCTGGTCTAGCTTGCTTCTGTGCAACAGGCCGGTGACGTGATCGCCGATATCGACGAAGACGCCGAAGTCGGCGTAGCCGTCGACGGTTCCCCGGTAGTACCGATCGGGGGTGAGCTGCGAGGCGGAGTTGCCGCGAAAGTCGAACGCAACGTCCTCCTCGTGGACTCCACAGACGAAACCGTCCACGGACGTGCCGCAGATGATACAGTTACCCATCTACGTGTAGCAAGCAGGTTCGGCCTAAAACGGTTGTCGGAATGCGCTGGCGAGCCAGTGTGGGTGGCAATCAGTCGAAAATCGCCGACTCGTCTTCGAGTTTCGCCACGTCATCGACGATTTTCTCGACGTGTTCGGGAAACAACGAGATCTGAATCTCGTTTCCATCGTCGTCTTCGAAGACGAGTTTGACACGCTTGTCGCCGAACGCGCGCGCTTCGGCCTCAGTGACGTCGAACAGCTTGGCAGTCGCCGACTTGTTAGTCGGCCCGACGTTCTTGATCGACCCCTCGTTCAACTCAACCATGAAGTCCTCGAGCGTGAGCGCGAGCATGGTCGAGATAGCGCGGCCGGGTAGAAAGTCGTCCCGGGTTCGACGTGGCGGAGTGGCGCACAACCAGCCGCGCCACCGGCTGAGCCGGCGGCGCGACCACCCGGTGAAATCGTCGCTGGCACCCAACTTTAAGGACACATCGCGAGAACGTCGACCCGTATGCAACTGACCTGGCACGGCCACTCGACGTGGTCAGTGACCGTCGGCGAGACCGACCTGCTGATCGATCCCTTCTTCGACAATCCGAAGACGGACCTCGATCCGAGCGACGTCGAGACGCCGGACTACGTCCTACTCACCCACGGACACGCAGACCACATCGCCCACGCCGGGGAGTTCTCCGAGGCGACGCTGGTCGCGACGCCCGAACTCGTCTCCTACTGCCAGGAGGAGTTCGGCTTCGAGGACGCAGTCGGAGGAATGGGGATGAACATCGGCGGCACCGTCGAGTGTGGCGACGCCTACGTTACGATGCACCGCGCAGATCACACGAACGGCATCATGAGCGAGTACGACGTCGACGCCGGGATGCCCGGCGGGTTCATCATCTCTGACGCCGAGCCCTCGCCCGCCTCGGACGAAGAGAGTACGACGTTCTACCACGCTGGCGACACGGGACTGATGACCGAGATGATCGACGTCATCGGATCGTTCCTGGAGCCAGACGCCGCAGCGGTCCCGATCGGCGATCACTTCACGATGGGGCCGTGGCAGGCCGCCGTCGCGGTCGACTGGCTCGACGTCGACCACGCCTTCCCGATGCACTACGACACGTTCCCGCCGATCGAACAGGACCCCGCGGAGTTCGCCGAGAAGGTTTCCGAGGCTGGCAGCGACGCCGAGGTTCACGTCCTCGAGGCCGACGAGCCGTTCGAGTTGGCCTAAAGGACCACGGAACCGACGCCCGCCGTCGGGGAAACCCTCATGCCGTGGCCAGTCGAAACACGGTACATGAGCGATAGCTGGACGGATCTGATCGTCAGCGAGCGAATGCGCGTCGATCAGGAGTTCTCCTCACAGGTCGCGTCGTCGCGGTTCTCGAGCCAGGAGTGGAGCCTGGTCATGACCGCAACGGAGTTTCAGGTCGAGCACCCGGAGGATCCAGAGCGAGCACAGATCGTCGCCGACACCGGGAAGCTAGACGGGATCCTGCCGGAGCTCGAAACCGTCCGCACCCAGATGGGTGGGATGGGTGGCCCGCCCGGGAACGCGGAGTCGGGCGCATCGTCGTCGAGTGGCGGACTCCTCGACGCGATCGGGAGCGCGCTTGGCTTCGGCGGAGACGGCAGCGATGAATCCGGCAGTGGAGACGAGTACGCGGATGAGCGAGAGGCAGCAGAGCGACTCACAGCTGAGTACGCAGAGGCGCTCCAGGCGGAGCTAGAGGCCAACGGTCGGTGGGACGACGTACGGGAGGCGGCGGCTGGGAGCGGAAGAGCGGAGGCCGGCGATGCGGAGGCTGGCGATGGCGGCGACGGCTGAGGTCAGTCGCCGGCGTGAAAGAGCGTCCGCTCGCTGGCCTCGTAGATGTTGATCAACTCGACGATCAGTTCGTCGTACGATTCGTCCTCGACGCGCAGCGCGTCGAGGCGAGCTATCGTCTCCTCGTCGAGTTCGACTTGTGGCATACGAACGGGTACGACGCCAGCGTGCAAAAACACCGGGGGCGACCGTCCCCTCTCCCTCACCGTGACCGCGGGCGACCAGCCATTCCTCGACGGCGGCAAAATGCCCCCCATCACTGACCGGAGCCGCAGGAGCTATACGGCCGGTCCGTAAGGAACACAGTATGAGCCAGGAAGTCGACGAACTCACGCTCTCGATCAGCGCCGACGACCAGGAGACCGACGTCACCATCCCGACGGGACTCATCGACCTCGTCGCCGAGGAGGGACAGTCGGAAGCCGAGACGGTCGGGGACGTGACGCTGCTCGCGTTCGCCAGCCGCGCCCACCACATGGTCCACCACGGTGAGGACGCTGACGAGACACTGGCCGCCCAGGAAGAGCGCATCATGGAGCTGTTCGAGGAGCGCTTCGGCGTCACCTACGGCGAGGCGACTGGCCACCAGCACTGAACTGCGTCCGTTTTCCTCGAACTACAGTGCGGGAACCACTGACCCGGGAAGCGACGCGGCTACGTCGCCGGTATCGTCGCTGCCGGTCAGATCGTCGTCAGCGCCGTCGGAGTTTTCGCCGTCACCGTTTTCGACAGCGTCGCCATCGCCATCGGTCGCCACATCGGTGTCACCGCCATTAGCCGCCGCATCGGTTTCTCCGCCGTTAGTCGCCGCATCGGTGTCTCCGCCGTCGGTGGCTGCACCGTCGTCAGCGGTTCCCTCACCGGCACTTTCGTCGTCGGTGGCTCCATCGTCGACAGTTCCGTCATCGGTCTCTGTGGCCCCGTTCGCGTCGACTCCGTTCTCGTCAGTTTCGGTGGGCTCGTCTTCGCCGGTAGTCTCGGCTTCGCCATCCGCCTCATCTACCCCGTTCGCCTCGTCGGGATCGTCCTCGAGTGGCTCCTCGATCAGGACCGTCGCCTGATCCTCGTCCGTGGCGCTCGTGACGGAAGCGGTGTACTCACCCGGTTCCAGTTGCGTGGTGTCGAGGGCGAGTGAGACGGTCTGCTGCTCGCCCTCGTCGAGGGTGAGGTCGGCGTCGGCGAGCTGCTCACCGACTGAAAGCGAGAGCGTCTCGGTCGCCTCCTCGCCGCCGACGTTCTCGACGTCGACGTCGAGAATCACCTCCTCACCTTGCTCGGCAGGGTCAATCGGGTCGACGATATCGATGGCGAACTCGCCGGGCTCAGTTGGTGCGATCTCGCCGGCCGGCGGCGTCTGCGCCGACGCCGTCTCGGTGTGGTTGAACGCGCTCATGTCGACGACCCACTCAAGCTGTTCGTCGTCAGACTCTGGGGTCCACTCGACGGTGATCTCGTCAGCGCCGGAATCTAACTGCTGGGGCGGCTGGTCGTCAGTCGCGCCGTCGAACTCCCCGCCGGGGACGGCGGCGTCGTTTGGATTCTCGTAACTGAACGTGACTGCGATGGCGTCCCCGGTCTCCTGGGAGTTCTCGTAGGAGAGCGTCGGCAGCTCGGGCCGAATCTCGTCGAAGCACGCCGCAGTCTCCGGGTTCGAGTGGTCGATACCGGCGGTGAGGTAGGTCTCCTCCTCGGTCGTCAGCCCCGAGAGAACGGTGCCGAACGTGCCGTAGTCGGCGATCTCGACCAGAATCTCGTCTTCACCCTCGTCGATGGTTACGGACGAGGTCTCGCCGACCTCGAAGACGACGGTTCCGGTAAACGGCGCGTCGACGTCGTCGCCGAATACGACCCCGTCCTCGATCAGAGTGTTACCGTAGCCGGCAGTGTCGTAAAAGCCCGTGCTGGCGAATACGGGATCACCGTCTTCGAACGTTCCGGAGACCGTCGCGCGATCGCAGCTCTGGAACTCGACCGACAGCTCCTCGGGCGGCGCGTCGTACGCACCGGCTGGCTCCGTCTCAACGCGAACCGGCTCGTCGTAGGCGAAGTCTTCCATTGGGATCTCCCAGGCCAACACTTCGTCGTCGGAGTCGGGAGTCCACGCGACGGTGAACTCGTCTTCGCCAGGGGCGAGTTCCGCGGGCGGTTCGTCGGCGGTCGTTCCCTCGACGAACTCGCCGCCCGTGATCGGTGCGTCGTTGGGGTTCTCGTAGCCGAACGTCACGTCGAAGGCAGTTGTACCTGGGTCGTCGCCCTCATCCCCGTCTGCGTCGGCCGCCGTGCCGTTTTCGGCGGGCTGGACGTCCTCGACGGTGAGCGTCGGCTCCTCGGGCTGGATCTCGGCGCCGCAGTCGAGGTCATCCGGCGGCGAGGCGAGCGCCGATTCGGGCTCGTCAGCGGGACTGACCCACGGAACGATAAACGAGCCGAAGTTGCCCTCATCGGGGACTTCGATGACGACCGTCTCCTCGTCGACTTGCTCGACGTCTTCCTCCTCGCCGACTTCCATCACGACCGTCCCGGTGAAGGGTGCCTCGACCTCCTCGCCGGCGGTCACGCCGGTGTAGAACGCGTCGCCGGGTCCGATGGTGTCGTACCAGATCGTTCGCGGGTAGAGGTCGTCACCCTCCTCGAGCGTCCCCGAAATTTCGACGCGCTCGCAGCTCGTGTACTCGACCGACAGCTCCTCGGGTGGCGCCTCCTCGACGGTGTACTCGATCGTCTCGTTCGCGAGGACGTCCCCCTCGTCGGCGACGTCTCCGTCTCCCGCGGCAACGACGGACACGTCGACAGTGGTGTTGTCCTCGATCGGCGGATCGAGCGCGAGTGACTCGTTCTCGACCGGCTCGCCGGCGTCGACGGCGTCGCTCTCGACCGTCTCGTCGTCGTACTCGGCTGTGAGCCGGTACTCCACGGAGGCGTTCGCCTCGTCGACGACGAGTTCGGTTCCGTCACCGTCCTGATCCGAAACGGAGAGGGTTGCCTCGGGATCGTCGATCTCCTCGTCGACCGTGTAGAACGCTCCGTCGAGGATCGGAGCGCCGCCGGGTGTGACGTACGGATCGTCCTCGGCGCCGTCGGTCTCGGCGTACTGGAACGTCTCGTCGTCGGTGGTGTCGTGGTGGACGACCGCGACGATCGGACCGCTCGCCTCGATGGGCTCGTCGAGTTCGATCTCCACGTTCTCGTGGTCGCCGGCAGAGAGGTACCCCGAGGCACCGATCACTGCCTCGGGATCGGCGTCGGCGGCGACGCCGTCGTAGATCGCGACGAAGCCGCCCTCAGAGAGGGAGACGGAATCGACAGTGACTGTCGTACCGTTGCCGGTCTGGTCGGCGAGCGAGATCGAGGCTTCGCCCTCGCGTTCGTCTATTTGTTCGACCTTCTGGACGATCTCGATCTCGATCTGCTGGACGATTACGGTCGGATCGTCGACGCCCTCTGCGATCGCGTAGTCGGCGGTGTCGGCCGCGGTGTCGAAGGTTAGCGCCTGGAGCTGGGTGACGCTTATCTGCTGGTACTGGATCGCCCGGGGGAGTTCCTTGCTCGCACCGCTGGCGATGACCTGGATCTGCTCGACCGAGACCTCCTGGTGCTGGACGAGCACGCCGCCGGCGGCGCCCTCGGCGATGTACTGCACCTGCGTGGCGCTTACGGTCTGGCGCTGGAGGACGGCCCCCTCGCCGGCGCCGAACGAGGCCGCCTGAATCTGCTCGATTTCGACGATCTGATACTGGATCGCCGAGTCGACCGCGCCCGTGGCCGCGCCGGTCGCGGCCTTCTGGATCTGGGTCACCTCAACCTCCTGATATTGGACGATGACGCCCTGTGCACCGCCGTCGGCCGCAGCCTGGATCTGCTCGACCGTCGCCTCCTGGCTCTGGACGATCGCGCCGGTTGCGGCGCCGAAGGACGCCTCCTGGATCTGCGTGATCGAGATCCGCTGGACCTGCTCGACGTCGCCAGTCTGGAGCTGTTTCAGCGGCCCCTTGCCGGCGCCGCGGGCCGCGAACTGCGTCTGTTCGGCGCTTACGTCCTGCTTCTGGACGAGCGCGCCTTTGGCCGCACCGGTCGCGGCCTTCTGGACCTGTTTGATCGTGACCTGCTGGCGCTGCTCGACCGTGATCCGCTGATCCTGCTCGATCGCCTGCTCTGTCGTCCCGGCGAGCGCGCCCGCGGCAGCGCCCGCGGCGGCGTGCTGAGCGTGCTCGATCGTGACCTGCTGGCGTTGCTCTGCCGTGATCTTCTGGTACTGCTCGAGCGTACCGTACGCCGAGCCCTGCGCCGCTTCCTGAATCTTCGGTTTCTTCTCGACGTCCTTCGCCCCTGCCTCGCTCGCGGCGCCGGCCGCCGCGCCGAGCGTGGCGATCTGGATCTGCTCGACGGTGACGTGCTGGTACTGCGCGAGGCCGCCGTGGGCCGCCCCCCAGGTCGCACTTTGCATCTGGCTCGCGTTGACCGTCTGGTGCTGGGCCAGCGCGCCGTCGGTCGCGCCGCCGACGGCTGCCTCGACGTGCTCGGTTTCGATCTCCTGAACCTGCTCGACGTCGACCTCCTGGGCCTGCAGGAGCGAGCCGTGGACCGCACCAGCCGTCGCCGCCTGCACCTGCTCGACGTCGGCATCCTGGTGCTGGCTGACGGACTGCGTTGCGGCGTCAACAGCTGCAACACGCTGTTCCTGGGTTACCTCGACACCCTGGGACTGGACCAGTTCGATCCCCTCGTCGACTCCCGATTCGACCGCGTCCGCGGCGTCGTCGGAGAGGTCGTCGGTCTCACCGGTTGCACCCATTTCGATCGGGTCGTCGTCACCGGCATCGAAGACCGGTTGCCCCGTCTCGTTGGCGGCGAGCAACGTGGCGCCGTCAGCGGCCGGGGTGGTGCCAGCAGCCTCAGGGTTCGACGCGGCACCGTTTGGCGACTCCGCTTCGGCTCCGTTGTCACCGACGCCCGAACCCATCCCGCCGATTCCGCCGAGGAAGGGAAGCGCGAAGACGCTCGTCACCATCAAGACGGCAACGATGACCGTTCCGCCCGCGAGTGTGCGATTCATCGCCACCACCGACGGCACGCGAATCGCACCGATCGGGTCTCGACCGTCGTCGGCCGTCCCTCGGTCGGTCGGTCAACCGAAGCTGTCGACTGACCGCCACCCATTGTCGATCCGTCGACCGTGTCTAGAGACCACTCGGCTCCGTGAGCCACCGAAACACCGCCGTCTGTCACCCGCTTGCTGCCGTCTGTCGCCAGTTTACCGCCGTCTGTCGCCCGTTCCCACCCGACGGGGTCCGCGCGTGTAGTATCGAGACCCATCACTGCGGAGAAGGGGAACGATGACGCCCATAAGCGTCCCGTCCGTTCCATCCGCCGGACCGATACAATCGGAAATTACGTCGAGACGACCGTCACCGGTGAGCGACTGAACCGAGTCGACGCGGTCACACGGTACACCGAGATCGAACGGCGTCCTCGAACGAACTGAAGAGGAAAAACGGGACAAACTGACACGATCGTCGACAGTAATACATGGTTGGGATAGCCGGCGCGTTCGTCCACCGCAGCCTCGTAAACCGTTGTCTTGATAAGTGTTTACGGAGGCGATAACGTATGGAGACGAAAGACGAGACGGTCGATCCGGTCGACGGCGAGGTCGTCAGCTCCCTGGCCCGAGCATCGCTGCTCGCGGCGTTGATGGGGGCGACCGCCGGTGTCGTGATACCGATTTCGGCGGTTCCTGGGACGCTACAGATGCTCGTCGTCTTCCTCGCGGGGCTCTTTCTGGGCCCCGTCTGGGGGGCGATCTCGATGGTGTTGTACCTGGCCGCCGGGGCCGTCGGCGCACCGGTATTCGCTGGCTGGAGTGCAGGGCTGGGGAGCCTCGTCGGCCCGCACGGGGGGTTCCTGTGGGCGTTTCCCGTCGGCGCGTTCGTGGTCGGTGCTATCGTCCACCGAGGGCGAACGGTGCGCGATCCCGCGACAGTGTCGCGGCTCGTGATCGTCGCGGCGCTGCTCGTCGCGACGGTCGTCGTCTACGTCGGCGGCTTCGCGTGGTACGCCTGGGTGACCGAGACGTCGGTCGTCGAGGCGTTTACCATCGTCGCGCTGCCGCTACTTCCGGGTGACGTCCTCAAGATGCTGGCCGCACTGGCGATCGTCGAGAGCGGGCGTATCGACCCAACGCGGGGGTGAGAGGATGATCGAATTCCAGGACGTGAGCTACGAGTTCGACGAGGAGCCCGCGCTCGAAGCTGTCTCGCTGTCAATCGACGACGGCGAGGTCGTCGTACTGGCCGGCGCTAACGGCAGCGGGAAGACGACGCTCCTTCGCCACTGCAACGGCCTCCTGACACCGGATAACGGAGAGGTGCGCGTCGACGGCGTCGACGTTTCGGAGAACCCCGTCGCCGCGCGCACGCAGATCGGGATGGTCTTCCAACACCCCCAGGATCAGTTCGTTGCCGCGACCGTCGGCCACGACGTCGCATTTGGGCCCGAAAATCTCGGCCTCGAGCGTGCAGAGATCGATCGTCGGGTCGAGGCGGCGCTCGCAGCCGTCAATCTATCGGGACGCGAAGACGATCGCATTGAGTCCCTCTCGGGCGGCGAGCAGTCCCGAGTCGCTATCGCCGGTGCGCTGGCGATGGAGCCCGCCCACCTGTTGCTCGACGAGCCGTTTACCGGGCTCGACGAACCAGCCCGACAGTCGGTTCACGATCGGCTGGCAGCGCTCTCGGCGGGCGGGACGGGACTGGTGATCGCGACGCACGACCTCCGTGACGTACTGGCGATGGCCGACCGGGTCGTCGGCATGGACGACGGTCGGGTAGTCGTCGACGAACCGGCCAGCCGCGCTCGCGAGGCGCTCGGGTCACTCCCAGTTCGTGTCCCGCCACCGTGATGCTTCGCTACGAGCCTGGCGAGACGCTGGCCCACCGGCTCGATCCGCGATCGAAGCTGGCGCTCCAAATTGGCTTTACCGCGACCGCACTGGCACATACGAGCCCGCCCGCCCTGGTCGCGCTGACCGCGTTCACGCTGCTCGTGGTGACCGTCGCTGGCGTCCCCCTGCTCCGCTCGCTGTACGCGTTTCGGGTCGCGATCGTGATCCTCGCGGCTGCGCCAGTGATCTCGGTGGTGACGCTGGGTTCGCCGTGGATCGAGCCCGAAGCCGCGGTCGATCCCGCCCTGGCGAGCTACCGCGTCGTGTTGATCCTGCTGTTCAGCGCGGCGTACGTCCGGACGACGCCCGTTCGAGACTCGCGGGCGGCGATTCAGCTGACAGTACCCGGAAAGCCCGGACGTGTTCTCGGAATGGGAATCGCGCTCGTCTTCCGCTTTCTGCCGGTCCTCCAGGCGGACGTGAGTCGGATCCGAGAAGCGATGGCGGTCCGTCTGGGCTCCGAACGGGGGTTCGTCGACCGAGCAAGCCACATCGGGATCCTCGCGCTCGCAAAAACGTTCGACCGCGCGGATCGGCTCTCGATGGCGCTGCAGGCGCGGTGTTTCGCGTGGAATCCAACGCTCCCGCGACTTGCGTTCTCGCGACGTGACGTGCCGGTGCTAGCGATGGCGGCAGTACTGGCAGCGACGGCGGTCGTCTGGTAGCCACTCACAGTCCGAAACCGTATTTGGGACGGAGAACGAACGGACGGTTCGATGCCAGAGAGGGGCGCTCCCGAG encodes:
- a CDS encoding OB-fold nucleic acid binding domain-containing protein, producing the protein MGNCIICGTSVDGFVCGVHEEDVAFDFRGNSASQLTPDRYYRGTVDGYADFGVFVDIGDHVTGLLHRSKLDQRLESLDWEPGDTVFVQVLSVRDNGNVDLGWSIRQRERDFRGDLVDTGSEDRLPEDEEEAEATSNAPSRRSQESESSDADETDSDASSDDASSETVAADVTDSDAAADESDQTAANGGNTAVQAVPETTDDTVESADDADDEPALNRTTVDAIDSQVGTVVRLEGEITSVRQTAGPTVFELRDETGTVEVAAFEEAGVRAYPDAETGNEIAVEGEVERHYGDLQVETETLEILDDEDAATVRDRLEQSLESAAKPKDASLLADHDAVAAVSDDLVDAATAIRRAVIETRPIVIRHSATADGYVAGAAIERAVLPLVREKHTREDAAYHYVERRPLDGRVYDMDAATNDVTSMLEARDRHDEQLPLVVLVDSGSTAESVDGYELLSLYGADAIVVDDSRADAAITDTVSLTVAPSLADVDVSELTTTALAATLAGLVDADSRDDLVHLPAVSYWEDTPDVYRELAADAGYDETALAERREAVALEAYYQSYKDKRELVGDLLFGDESSPSRDGDLAAHVSEQFRDKLEAELETARRNADTETVGDLSAVVLDTGEFTHRYDFPTTDLLLDALHRDQRDDEPFATIGVDTDELRVRATEPVDVRDLGDAIAEAVPDAGVRVVGGHDGHVEFLSGEREAVREAALDALGEILG
- a CDS encoding metal-dependent hydrolase; this encodes MQLTWHGHSTWSVTVGETDLLIDPFFDNPKTDLDPSDVETPDYVLLTHGHADHIAHAGEFSEATLVATPELVSYCQEEFGFEDAVGGMGMNIGGTVECGDAYVTMHRADHTNGIMSEYDVDAGMPGGFIISDAEPSPASDEESTTFYHAGDTGLMTEMIDVIGSFLEPDAAAVPIGDHFTMGPWQAAVAVDWLDVDHAFPMHYDTFPPIEQDPAEFAEKVSEAGSDAEVHVLEADEPFELA
- a CDS encoding DUF5799 family protein; protein product: MSDSWTDLIVSERMRVDQEFSSQVASSRFSSQEWSLVMTATEFQVEHPEDPERAQIVADTGKLDGILPELETVRTQMGGMGGPPGNAESGASSSSGGLLDAIGSALGFGGDGSDESGSGDEYADEREAAERLTAEYAEALQAELEANGRWDDVREAAAGSGRAEAGDAEAGDGGDG
- a CDS encoding MSCRAMM family adhesin SdrC, whose amino-acid sequence is MNRTLAGGTVIVAVLMVTSVFALPFLGGIGGMGSGVGDNGAEAESPNGAASNPEAAGTTPAADGATLLAANETGQPVFDAGDDDPIEMGATGETDDLSDDAADAVESGVDEGIELVQSQGVEVTQEQRVAAVDAATQSVSQHQDADVEQVQAATAGAVHGSLLQAQEVDVEQVQEIETEHVEAAVGGATDGALAQHQTVNASQMQSATWGAAHGGLAQYQHVTVEQIQIATLGAAAGAASEAGAKDVEKKPKIQEAAQGSAYGTLEQYQKITAEQRQQVTIEHAQHAAAGAAAGALAGTTEQAIEQDQRITVEQRQQVTIKQVQKAATGAAKGALVQKQDVSAEQTQFAARGAGKGPLKQLQTGDVEQVQRISITQIQEASFGAATGAIVQSQEATVEQIQAAADGGAQGVIVQYQEVEVTQIQKAATGAATGAVDSAIQYQIVEIEQIQAASFGAGEGAVLQRQTVSATQVQYIAEGAAGGVLVQHQEVSVEQIQVIASGASKELPRAIQYQQISVTQLQALTFDTAADTADYAIAEGVDDPTVIVQQIEIEIVQKVEQIDEREGEASISLADQTGNGTTVTVDSVSLSEGGFVAIYDGVAADADPEAVIGASGYLSAGDHENVEIELDEPIEASGPIVAVVHHDTTDDETFQYAETDGAEDDPYVTPGGAPILDGAFYTVDEEIDDPEATLSVSDQDGDGTELVVDEANASVEYRLTAEYDDETVESDAVDAGEPVENESLALDPPIEDNTTVDVSVVAAGDGDVADEGDVLANETIEYTVEEAPPEELSVEYTSCERVEISGTLEEGDDLYPRTIWYDTIGPGDAFYTGVTAGEEVEAPFTGTVVMEVGEEEDVEQVDEETVVIEVPDEGNFGSFIVPWVSPADEPESALASPPDDLDCGAEIQPEEPTLTVEDVQPAENGTAADADGDEGDDPGTTAFDVTFGYENPNDAPITGGEFVEGTTADEPPAELAPGEDEFTVAWTPDSDDEVLAWEIPMEDFAYDEPVRVETEPAGAYDAPPEELSVEFQSCDRATVSGTFEDGDPVFASTGFYDTAGYGNTLIEDGVVFGDDVDAPFTGTVVFEVGETSSVTIDEGEDEILVEIADYGTFGTVLSGLTTEEETYLTAGIDHSNPETAACFDEIRPELPTLSYENSQETGDAIAVTFSYENPNDAAVPGGEFDGATDDQPPQQLDSGADEITVEWTPESDDEQLEWVVDMSAFNHTETASAQTPPAGEIAPTEPGEFAIDIVDPIDPAEQGEEVILDVDVENVGGEEATETLSLSVGEQLADADLTLDEGEQQTVSLALDTTQLEPGEYTASVTSATDEDQATVLIEEPLEDDPDEANGVDEADGEAETTGEDEPTETDENGVDANGATETDDGTVDDGATDDESAGEGTADDGAATDGGDTDAATNGGETDAAANGGDTDVATDGDGDAVENGDGENSDGADDDLTGSDDTGDVAASLPGSVVPAL
- a CDS encoding biotin transporter BioY, which translates into the protein METKDETVDPVDGEVVSSLARASLLAALMGATAGVVIPISAVPGTLQMLVVFLAGLFLGPVWGAISMVLYLAAGAVGAPVFAGWSAGLGSLVGPHGGFLWAFPVGAFVVGAIVHRGRTVRDPATVSRLVIVAALLVATVVVYVGGFAWYAWVTETSVVEAFTIVALPLLPGDVLKMLAALAIVESGRIDPTRG